A window from Leptospira wolffii serovar Khorat str. Khorat-H2 encodes these proteins:
- a CDS encoding isoprenyl transferase → MVSSKKKTPRHIAVIMDGNGRWATSKGLSRSEGHRVGADAIDRLMDASLAAGLEVVSLYAFSTENWKRPITEVRSIFNLLVEFIDTRLDRIASKEIRILHSGSRKRLGSKVLSKIDSAIEKTRKNRKLTVNFCLNYGSQEELLAAFGRLNEERIRNKVSLQKPISAKELEKYLYTYPLPPVDLLIRTAGEKRLSNFLLWQSAYAELFFTDTLWPEYSEKDLQEALDWFGGRTRKFGGLENG, encoded by the coding sequence GTGGTTTCTTCTAAGAAAAAAACGCCTCGTCATATCGCCGTCATCATGGACGGAAACGGTAGATGGGCGACCTCCAAAGGACTTTCCCGGTCCGAAGGACATAGGGTAGGTGCGGACGCGATCGATCGATTGATGGATGCAAGTCTCGCCGCCGGTCTGGAAGTCGTCTCCCTCTACGCATTCTCCACGGAAAATTGGAAACGTCCCATTACGGAAGTTCGTTCCATATTCAATCTTTTGGTGGAGTTCATAGACACCCGATTGGATAGAATCGCTTCCAAGGAGATTCGAATATTACATTCGGGTTCTAGAAAGCGACTCGGTTCCAAAGTTCTTTCCAAAATCGATTCCGCGATAGAGAAGACTCGCAAGAATCGGAAGCTCACGGTGAATTTCTGTCTGAATTACGGATCTCAGGAAGAATTACTGGCGGCCTTCGGTCGATTGAACGAGGAAAGAATTCGAAATAAGGTCTCCTTGCAAAAGCCGATCTCGGCAAAGGAACTAGAAAAATATTTGTATACGTATCCCCTTCCACCGGTAGATTTATTGATTAGAACCGCAGGGGAGAAGAGATTATCCAATTTCCTTCTCTGGCAATCGGCTTACGCCGAGTTGTTTTTTACGGATACTCTTTGGCCCGAATATTCGGAAAAGGATCTGCAAGAGGCTTTGGATTGGTTCGGAGGAAGGACCCGAAAATTCGGAGGTTTAGAGAATGGGTGA
- the dxr gene encoding 1-deoxy-D-xylulose-5-phosphate reductoisomerase yields the protein MRRGVCILGASGSVGESTLKILRSFSEEFQLRSFSVHSNLEKAKSLALEFEPAYVCVSSEEADKSVLGTKVGKTQVLYGKEALCDLVRDSETETVVTAVVGASGIRPTVAAIEAGKKIGIANKETLVSCGPYIRSLLEKYNSYLVPVDSEHNALYQLLENMKKGTADRVVLTASGGPFRKLPIRDLPNVTIEQALKHPTWNMGPKITIDSAGMINKGLEVIEAHFLFGFSYDKIGVVIHPQSVAHGVVETKDGASFVYASYPDMIFPVAHALFYPKSVPSSLKNHPATSWGSLEFSEADPERYPGLGLAYEAGRAGGSAPSIFNAANEIAVESFLRGKILFTEIPSLIRNVLEKIPNTFPEELEGYEEADRKARELALSFSKNKVVHLC from the coding sequence ATGAGACGAGGTGTCTGCATCCTAGGAGCCTCCGGTTCGGTCGGAGAATCCACTCTCAAGATCCTAAGATCTTTTTCGGAGGAATTCCAACTTCGTTCCTTCAGCGTGCATTCGAATTTGGAAAAGGCCAAGAGTCTCGCCTTGGAATTCGAACCCGCTTACGTTTGCGTAAGTTCCGAAGAAGCGGACAAATCCGTACTCGGGACCAAAGTAGGAAAGACCCAGGTCTTATACGGAAAGGAAGCCCTTTGCGATTTAGTCCGGGATTCGGAAACCGAGACCGTGGTCACCGCGGTGGTGGGTGCGAGCGGTATCCGCCCCACAGTTGCGGCCATCGAAGCGGGAAAAAAGATCGGAATCGCCAACAAGGAAACCCTCGTCAGTTGCGGCCCTTATATCCGATCTCTATTAGAAAAATATAATTCTTATCTGGTTCCTGTGGATTCGGAGCATAATGCCCTCTATCAGCTGTTGGAGAATATGAAGAAGGGGACTGCGGATCGGGTGGTCCTCACCGCTTCCGGCGGACCCTTTCGTAAACTCCCGATCCGGGACCTTCCGAACGTAACGATAGAACAGGCCTTGAAACATCCTACTTGGAATATGGGGCCTAAGATTACGATCGACTCCGCAGGGATGATTAATAAGGGATTGGAAGTCATAGAAGCGCATTTTCTATTCGGATTTTCCTACGACAAAATAGGAGTAGTGATCCATCCTCAAAGCGTCGCCCACGGGGTTGTGGAAACCAAAGACGGCGCGAGTTTCGTATACGCTTCCTATCCGGATATGATTTTCCCCGTGGCCCACGCGTTATTCTATCCTAAGTCGGTGCCTTCTTCGCTGAAGAATCATCCCGCCACCTCCTGGGGAAGTCTGGAATTTTCCGAGGCGGATCCGGAGAGATACCCGGGATTAGGGTTGGCTTACGAAGCGGGAAGAGCCGGAGGGTCGGCGCCTTCCATATTCAATGCGGCGAACGAAATCGCCGTGGAGTCTTTCTTAAGAGGAAAGATTCTGTTTACCGAAATTCCTTCCCTGATCCGAAACGTACTCGAAAAGATTCCGAATACGTTTCCGGAAGAATTGGAAGGTTACGAAGAAGCGGATCGAAAGGCGAGAGAACTCGCTCTCAGTTTTTCCAAGAACAAGGTAGTGCATTTATGTTAG
- a CDS encoding phosphatidate cytidylyltransferase, whose product MGETTKRILSAAVLVVLYLFMIFYRDFYYLQTLAILLVAGVIGLTEFYRLADRGQDGRPFKGTGIFFFVLIVLLYYFRFVASQNKFEPPIFFQQYFKVFVPNFDAVLFAFVLLFFFSFLLQILRRPLDGAIFSVSSTILGVFYASIPLGHLLLLLGMNEGIYYVFLVSVATFLTDVGGYFGGRWFGRNPAGLAISPKKTWEGYVSGIIVAILSVFLLNYLWERFAGVKPLVGGAEVFLVSLILSIVGVVGDLLESAMKRDAKVKDSGNLIPGHGGILDRADALLLTVPILYFYLQIKAALGFSV is encoded by the coding sequence ATGGGTGAGACCACAAAAAGAATCCTTTCCGCGGCAGTACTCGTAGTCCTCTACTTGTTCATGATATTCTACAGGGATTTTTATTATCTGCAGACCCTGGCGATTTTACTCGTAGCGGGAGTTATCGGGCTGACCGAATTTTACAGACTCGCAGATAGAGGGCAGGACGGACGTCCTTTCAAGGGAACGGGGATCTTCTTCTTCGTGTTGATCGTTCTTTTATATTATTTCCGTTTCGTAGCCTCTCAGAATAAATTCGAACCTCCGATTTTCTTCCAGCAATACTTCAAGGTATTCGTTCCGAATTTCGACGCCGTCCTTTTCGCTTTCGTTCTTTTGTTTTTCTTCAGTTTCTTGCTCCAGATTCTAAGAAGACCCCTGGACGGAGCCATCTTTTCGGTGAGTTCCACGATACTCGGGGTATTCTACGCATCCATACCCCTCGGGCATCTATTGCTATTGTTGGGAATGAACGAAGGAATCTATTACGTTTTCCTTGTATCCGTCGCCACCTTCTTGACCGATGTGGGAGGATATTTCGGGGGTCGTTGGTTCGGAAGAAATCCGGCAGGACTCGCAATCTCTCCTAAGAAAACCTGGGAAGGATACGTTTCCGGAATCATAGTCGCTATTCTCTCCGTATTCTTACTGAATTATCTTTGGGAAAGATTTGCGGGAGTGAAGCCTTTGGTGGGAGGAGCCGAGGTATTCTTGGTCAGTCTTATTCTTTCCATTGTGGGAGTCGTAGGAGATTTACTAGAGTCCGCGATGAAACGCGACGCCAAGGTAAAGGATTCGGGCAATTTGATTCCCGGTCACGGGGGAATTTTGGATAGAGCGGATGCTCTTCTTCTTACCGTGCCTATTCTTTATTTTTATCTACAGATCAAGGCCGCTCTAGGATTTTCAGTCTAA